The following proteins are co-located in the Pseudomonas antarctica genome:
- the purD gene encoding phosphoribosylamine--glycine ligase, protein MNVLIIGSGGREHALAWKVAQDPRVQKVFVAPGNAGTAIEAKCENVAIDVLALEQLADFAEKNVSLTIVGPEVPLVAGVVDLFRSRGLDCFGPTAGAAQLEGSKAFTKDFLARHKIPTADYQNFTEIEPALAYLREKGAPIVIKADGLAAGKGVIVAMTLQEAEDAVRDMLAGNAFGEAGSRVVIEEFLDGEEASFIVMVDGKNVLPMATSQDHKRVGDGDTGPNTGGMGAYSPAPVVTAEVHKRVMDLVIWPTVRGMADEGNVYTGFLYAGLMIDKAGNPKVIEFNCRFGDPETQPVMLRLQSSLVLLVEAALAQALDKVEAQWDPRPSVGIVLAAGGYPADYAKGDVIEGLDAAATLEGKVFHAGTALKDGNVVTAGGRVLCATAMGASVDAAQQQAYKLAAKIDWKGCFYRTDIGYRAIARERGENS, encoded by the coding sequence TTGAACGTCCTCATCATTGGCAGCGGTGGCCGTGAACACGCCCTGGCCTGGAAAGTTGCCCAGGACCCGCGGGTCCAGAAAGTTTTCGTCGCACCCGGCAACGCCGGCACCGCCATTGAAGCCAAGTGTGAAAACGTCGCCATCGACGTGCTGGCCCTTGAGCAGCTTGCTGATTTTGCCGAGAAAAACGTTTCCCTGACCATCGTCGGTCCGGAAGTGCCGTTGGTTGCCGGCGTCGTGGACCTGTTCCGCAGCCGTGGCCTGGATTGCTTCGGCCCTACCGCTGGCGCTGCACAGCTGGAAGGTTCCAAGGCGTTCACCAAGGATTTCCTGGCACGCCACAAGATCCCGACTGCCGACTACCAGAACTTCACCGAGATCGAGCCGGCCCTGGCTTACCTGCGTGAAAAAGGCGCACCGATCGTGATCAAGGCCGACGGCCTGGCCGCCGGTAAAGGCGTGATCGTTGCGATGACCCTGCAGGAAGCCGAAGACGCCGTGCGCGACATGCTCGCCGGTAACGCTTTCGGTGAAGCCGGTTCCCGCGTCGTCATCGAAGAGTTCCTCGACGGCGAAGAAGCCAGCTTTATCGTAATGGTCGACGGCAAAAACGTTCTGCCGATGGCCACCAGCCAGGACCACAAACGCGTCGGCGACGGCGACACTGGCCCGAACACCGGCGGCATGGGTGCTTACTCCCCTGCCCCAGTGGTCACCGCCGAAGTACACAAGCGTGTGATGGACCTGGTGATCTGGCCGACCGTGCGCGGCATGGCCGACGAAGGCAACGTGTACACCGGCTTCCTGTACGCCGGCCTGATGATCGACAAAGCCGGTAACCCGAAAGTCATCGAGTTCAACTGCCGCTTCGGCGACCCGGAAACCCAACCGGTGATGCTGCGCTTGCAGTCGAGCCTGGTGCTGCTGGTGGAAGCGGCCCTGGCCCAGGCGCTGGACAAGGTTGAAGCACAGTGGGACCCACGTCCGAGCGTCGGCATTGTGCTGGCGGCCGGTGGTTACCCTGCCGACTACGCCAAAGGCGATGTGATTGAAGGCCTGGACGCAGCTGCTACGCTGGAAGGCAAGGTGTTCCATGCCGGCACCGCGCTCAAGGATGGCAACGTTGTAACCGCAGGTGGCCGTGTGTTGTGCGCCACCGCAATGGGTGCCAGTGTCGACGCCGCGCAACAACAGGCGTACAAACTGGCCGCGAAAATCGACTGGAAAGGTTGCTTCTACCGCACAGACATCGGCTATCGCGCCATTGCCCGTGAACGTGGCGAGAACAGCTGA
- the purH gene encoding bifunctional phosphoribosylaminoimidazolecarboxamide formyltransferase/IMP cyclohydrolase — MTDQTTRLPIRRALISVSDKTGILEFARELEALGVEILSTGGTFKLLQDNGVAAVEVADYTGFAEMMDGRVKTLHPKIHGGILGRRGIDDAIMTEHGIKPIDLVAVNLYPFEATINKPGCDLPTAIENIDIGGPTMVRSAAKNHKDVAIVVNASDYANVLESLKAGGLTYAQRFDLMLKAFEHTAAYDGMIANYMGTVNQAADTLSTEGRSQFPRTFNSQFIKAQEMRYGENPHQSAAFYVEAKPAEVGIATATQLQGKELSYNNVADTDAALECVKSFVKPACVIVKHANPCGVAVSPDAEGGIRQAYELAYATDTESAFGGIIAFNRELDAETAKAIVERQFVEVIIAPSVSEEARAIVAAKANVRLLACGEWSAERAAAWDYKRVNGGLLVQSRDIGMIGSEDLKVVTQRAPTEQEIHDLIFAWKVAKYVKSNAIVYAKNRQTIGVGAGQMSRVNSARIAAIKAEHAGLQVAGSVMASDAFFPFRDGLDNAAKAGVTAVIQPGGSMRDAEVIAAADEAGIAMVFTGMRHFRH; from the coding sequence ATGACCGACCAGACTACCCGCCTGCCGATCCGCCGTGCCTTGATCAGCGTCTCCGACAAGACCGGGATCCTCGAATTTGCCCGGGAGCTGGAAGCCCTGGGCGTGGAAATCCTCTCCACGGGCGGGACCTTCAAACTGCTGCAGGACAACGGCGTGGCCGCAGTAGAAGTCGCGGACTACACCGGTTTCGCAGAAATGATGGACGGTCGGGTCAAGACCCTGCACCCGAAAATCCACGGCGGGATCCTCGGTCGTCGCGGTATCGACGACGCCATCATGACCGAACACGGCATCAAGCCGATCGACCTGGTGGCCGTTAACCTTTACCCGTTCGAAGCCACCATCAACAAGCCAGGCTGCGACCTGCCGACCGCCATCGAAAACATCGATATCGGCGGCCCGACCATGGTTCGCTCCGCGGCCAAGAACCACAAAGACGTGGCCATCGTGGTTAACGCCAGCGACTACGCCAACGTGCTCGAAAGCCTGAAAGCCGGCGGCCTGACCTACGCCCAGCGTTTCGACCTGATGCTCAAGGCGTTCGAACACACTGCCGCCTACGACGGCATGATCGCCAACTACATGGGCACCGTGAACCAGGCCGCCGACACCCTCAGCACAGAAGGCCGCAGCCAGTTCCCGCGCACCTTCAACAGCCAGTTCATCAAGGCCCAGGAAATGCGCTACGGCGAGAACCCGCACCAGAGCGCGGCGTTCTACGTGGAAGCCAAACCGGCCGAAGTCGGCATCGCCACCGCGACCCAACTGCAAGGCAAAGAGCTGTCCTACAACAACGTGGCCGACACCGACGCCGCGCTGGAATGTGTGAAGAGCTTCGTCAAGCCGGCCTGCGTGATCGTCAAGCACGCCAACCCATGTGGCGTGGCCGTGAGCCCGGACGCTGAAGGCGGTATCCGCCAGGCGTACGAACTGGCCTACGCCACCGACACCGAATCCGCCTTCGGCGGCATCATCGCCTTCAACCGCGAGCTGGATGCAGAAACCGCCAAAGCCATCGTCGAGCGTCAGTTCGTCGAAGTGATCATCGCCCCTTCCGTAAGTGAAGAAGCCCGCGCCATTGTGGCCGCCAAAGCCAACGTGCGCCTGCTGGCCTGTGGCGAGTGGTCGGCTGAACGCGCTGCTGCCTGGGACTACAAGCGCGTCAACGGCGGCTTGCTGGTACAGAGCCGCGACATCGGCATGATCGGCAGCGAAGACCTCAAAGTCGTCACCCAACGCGCCCCGACCGAGCAAGAGATCCACGACCTGATCTTCGCCTGGAAAGTCGCCAAGTACGTTAAGTCCAACGCCATCGTCTACGCCAAGAACCGCCAGACCATCGGTGTCGGCGCCGGCCAGATGAGCCGTGTGAACTCGGCACGTATCGCCGCGATCAAGGCTGAGCACGCGGGTTTGCAAGTCGCCGGTTCGGTGATGGCTTCCGACGCGTTTTTCCCGTTCCGCGACGGCCTGGACAATGCTGCGAAAGCCGGTGTTACCGCCGTGATCCAACCGGGCGGTTCGATGCGTGATGCAGAAGTGATTGCCGCAGCCGACGAAGCCGGTATCGCCATGGTGTTCACCGGTATGCGCCACTTCCGTCACTGA
- the fis gene encoding DNA-binding transcriptional regulator Fis: protein MTMMTETLVSGTTPVSDNVNLKQHLNTPSEEGQTLRGSVEKALHNYFAHLEGASVTDVYNLVLSEVEAPLLESVMNYVKGNQTKASELLGLNRGTLRKKLKQYDLL from the coding sequence ATGACGATGATGACCGAGACTTTAGTGAGTGGAACAACACCCGTGAGCGACAACGTCAATTTGAAACAGCACCTGAACACGCCGAGCGAAGAAGGCCAGACCCTTCGCGGGAGTGTCGAGAAGGCGTTGCACAATTATTTCGCCCACCTTGAGGGCGCTTCCGTCACGGACGTGTACAACCTGGTGCTCTCCGAAGTCGAAGCGCCCTTGCTTGAAAGCGTGATGAACTACGTCAAGGGCAACCAGACCAAAGCCAGTGAGCTGCTGGGCCTCAATCGTGGCACCTTGCGCAAAAAGCTCAAGCAGTACGATTTGCTGTAA
- the dusB gene encoding tRNA dihydrouridine synthase DusB — protein MSAVRIGPYTLPNGLILAPMAGVTDQPFRQLCKRLGAGLVVSEMVTSDMSLWNTRKSRMRMIHEGDPEPRSVQIAGGDAQMLADAARANVELGAQIIDINMGCPAKKVCNKAAGSALLKDEQLVAEILQAVVAAVDVPVTLKIRTGWDRDNKNGLTVAKIAEQAGITALAVHGRTRADLYTGEAEYDTIAAIKQAVSMPVFANGDIDSAEKARRVLHATGADGLLIGRAAQGRPWIFREIEHFLRTGEVLPAPELIEVERILLEHLAALHAFYGDVMGVRIARKHVGWYLATLPGAREFRAHFNRLDDTEAQCANVREFFSERYKSLGTGDGEGVAA, from the coding sequence ATGTCGGCGGTACGCATCGGCCCATACACATTGCCAAACGGTTTGATTCTCGCCCCGATGGCGGGCGTCACCGACCAGCCCTTTCGTCAGCTGTGCAAGCGTTTGGGCGCGGGTCTAGTAGTCTCTGAAATGGTCACCAGCGACATGAGCCTGTGGAACACCCGCAAATCGCGGATGCGCATGATCCACGAAGGTGATCCCGAGCCCCGCTCGGTACAGATCGCCGGTGGTGATGCACAAATGCTGGCGGATGCAGCACGGGCCAACGTTGAGTTGGGCGCACAGATCATCGACATCAACATGGGCTGCCCGGCCAAGAAGGTCTGCAACAAGGCCGCCGGTTCCGCGCTGTTGAAAGATGAGCAATTGGTCGCCGAGATCCTGCAGGCCGTTGTCGCCGCAGTGGATGTGCCGGTCACCCTGAAGATTCGTACCGGTTGGGACCGGGACAACAAGAACGGCCTGACGGTGGCGAAGATCGCCGAACAGGCAGGCATTACAGCGTTGGCGGTGCACGGCCGCACCCGCGCCGACCTTTACACCGGTGAAGCCGAGTACGACACCATTGCCGCGATCAAGCAGGCGGTGTCGATGCCGGTGTTTGCCAATGGCGATATCGACTCAGCCGAGAAAGCCCGGCGCGTGCTGCACGCAACCGGTGCCGATGGCTTGTTGATTGGCCGGGCCGCCCAGGGGCGGCCATGGATTTTTCGTGAGATCGAGCATTTTCTGCGTACCGGCGAAGTGTTGCCGGCACCGGAGCTGATCGAGGTGGAACGTATTCTGCTAGAGCATCTGGCCGCCCTGCACGCCTTCTATGGAGACGTGATGGGAGTACGCATTGCTCGCAAGCATGTCGGCTGGTATCTCGCAACCTTGCCGGGCGCCAGGGAGTTTCGCGCCCACTTCAATCGTTTGGATGATACGGAAGCACAGTGCGCCAACGTTCGTGAGTTTTTCAGCGAACGTTACAAGAGCCTGGGGACAGGGGACGGAGAGGGGGTGGCCGCATGA
- a CDS encoding DUF3426 domain-containing protein, translating to MTDSFVTQCPHCQARFRVSHAQLSVARGVVRCGSCLQVFNAARQLLEQRAGAPAPQVTQPAPAEPAAGQAPEAAPQTPRAISQKQWTAEELDLDNLDLDEELAKLERREIQHTLPPGAERRQAGADRRQKEDALSASRDTVKAEEEKWAASLFSEPPEERVQAPEDEPEPVKAPATKQRTEPSISFHSDDIDDEPSRHSTPDDDDIDPPFTPLTAAADEPEPEERPQPRRQRPRPEASVHDDVLQDLEDDPLHLYAQKRPSGWGRRLIWTLLVLLAAAGLAGQYVAYQFGDLARQDAYRPWFQQLCPTLGCTVPSRVDIAHIKSSNLVVRSNPEFAGALVVDAIIYNRATFSQPFPLLELRFADLNGSLIASRRFKPGEYLSGELAGVSEMPSQTPIHISLDILDPGNKAVNYSLSFHSPE from the coding sequence ATGACTGACAGTTTCGTCACCCAGTGCCCGCATTGCCAAGCCCGCTTTCGCGTCAGCCACGCTCAATTAAGCGTGGCCCGTGGCGTGGTTCGCTGCGGCTCGTGCCTGCAAGTGTTCAACGCCGCTCGCCAGTTGCTGGAGCAGCGTGCCGGTGCACCTGCGCCGCAAGTTACACAGCCAGCTCCCGCCGAGCCAGCCGCAGGACAGGCTCCCGAGGCAGCCCCCCAGACACCGCGAGCCATCAGCCAGAAGCAGTGGACCGCCGAAGAGCTGGACCTGGACAACCTTGACCTGGACGAAGAACTGGCCAAGCTGGAGCGCCGCGAGATTCAGCACACCCTGCCGCCAGGCGCGGAGCGTCGCCAAGCAGGTGCCGACCGTCGGCAAAAGGAAGATGCCCTCAGCGCCAGCCGTGACACCGTCAAGGCCGAGGAAGAAAAGTGGGCCGCCAGCCTGTTCAGCGAACCGCCCGAGGAACGCGTCCAAGCCCCCGAAGACGAACCCGAACCGGTCAAGGCACCTGCGACCAAGCAGCGCACCGAGCCGTCCATATCGTTTCATAGTGACGACATTGACGATGAACCCTCGCGGCACTCAACGCCTGACGATGACGATATCGACCCGCCGTTCACGCCGCTGACCGCTGCCGCGGACGAGCCTGAACCCGAAGAACGCCCACAACCGCGTCGCCAACGCCCACGCCCGGAAGCCAGCGTTCACGACGATGTACTCCAGGACCTGGAAGACGACCCGCTGCATCTTTATGCGCAGAAACGTCCGTCAGGCTGGGGCCGTCGTCTCATCTGGACACTCCTGGTATTGCTGGCTGCCGCTGGCCTGGCGGGCCAGTACGTCGCCTATCAATTCGGCGACCTTGCCCGCCAGGACGCTTACCGCCCCTGGTTCCAGCAACTGTGCCCAACACTGGGCTGCACCGTGCCATCACGGGTCGATATCGCGCACATCAAGAGCAGTAACCTGGTGGTGCGCAGCAACCCGGAGTTTGCCGGGGCGCTGGTGGTGGACGCCATCATCTATAACCGTGCGACGTTCTCCCAGCCTTTCCCGCTGCTGGAGCTGCGTTTTGCCGACTTGAACGGCAGCCTGATTGCCAGTCGTCGCTTCAAACCCGGCGAATACCTGAGTGGTGAACTGGCCGGTGTGAGCGAGATGCCTTCACAGACCCCGATCCATATCTCCCTGGACATCCTCGACCCAGGCAATAAAGCCGTGAATTACAGCCTGAGTTTCCACTCGCCCGAGTGA
- the prmA gene encoding 50S ribosomal protein L11 methyltransferase gives MPWLQVRLAISPEQAETYEDAFLEVGAVSVTFMDAEDQPIFEPELNTTPLWSHTHLLALFEDGTDAAAVLAHMELLTGGPLPEHHSEIIEDQDWERSWMDNFQPMRFGQRLWIVPSWHAAPEPEAVNLLLDPGLAFGTGTHPTTALCLEWLDGQDLTDCNVLDFGCGSGILAIAALLLGAKEAVGTDIDVQALEASRDNAGRNHIPEGKFPLYLPEQLPQVQADVLVANILAGPLVSLAPQLSSLVKPGGRLALSGILAEQGEDVAAAYAQDFELDPIANRDGWVRISGRRR, from the coding sequence ATGCCTTGGCTGCAAGTCCGTCTCGCCATCAGCCCAGAACAAGCCGAAACCTACGAAGACGCTTTCCTCGAAGTGGGCGCTGTCTCGGTCACCTTTATGGACGCCGAAGACCAACCGATCTTCGAACCCGAACTCAACACCACGCCACTCTGGTCCCACACCCATTTGCTGGCCCTGTTCGAAGACGGCACCGATGCCGCCGCCGTGCTGGCCCATATGGAACTGCTCACCGGCGGCCCGCTGCCGGAGCATCACAGTGAAATCATTGAAGACCAGGACTGGGAACGCAGTTGGATGGACAACTTCCAGCCCATGCGTTTCGGCCAGCGCCTGTGGATCGTACCCAGCTGGCACGCCGCCCCTGAACCGGAGGCAGTCAACCTGCTGCTGGACCCGGGCCTGGCGTTCGGCACCGGCACTCACCCCACCACCGCGCTGTGCCTGGAATGGCTCGACGGCCAGGACCTGACTGACTGCAACGTGCTGGATTTCGGCTGTGGCTCGGGGATCCTGGCGATTGCCGCACTATTGCTGGGCGCCAAGGAAGCTGTCGGCACCGACATCGACGTGCAAGCCCTGGAAGCCTCCCGCGACAACGCAGGGCGCAACCATATTCCTGAAGGCAAATTCCCACTGTACCTGCCGGAGCAATTGCCCCAGGTACAGGCCGATGTGCTGGTGGCGAATATCCTCGCCGGGCCGCTGGTGTCCCTGGCGCCGCAGTTGTCGAGCCTGGTCAAGCCAGGTGGGCGTTTGGCGCTGTCGGGCATTCTCGCCGAGCAAGGCGAAGACGTGGCGGCAGCCTATGCTCAGGACTTCGAGCTGGACCCGATCGCTAACCGTGACGGCTGGGTACGCATCAGTGGTCGTCGGCGCTAG
- the accC gene encoding acetyl-CoA carboxylase biotin carboxylase subunit yields the protein MLKPAKKLQKVLIANRGEIALRILRACKEEGIKTVAVYSTADTELMHVKLADESICIGPPLATNSYLKVSNIIAAAEVTGADGIHPGYGFLAENADFAEQVEKSGFAFIGPKAETIRLMGDKVSAKDAMIAAGVPTVPGSDGPLPEDEATALRIGREVGYPVIIKAAGGGGGRGMRVVHKEEDLIEAAKQTRSEAAAWFGNPMVYLEKYLTNPRHVEVQVLSDGQGHAIHLGDRDCSLQRRHQKVLEEAPAPGLDETARQEVLARCVKACIDINYRGAGTFEFLYENGRFYFIEMNTRVQVEHPVSEMVTGIDIVKEMLSIAAGNVLSFTQDDVKIHGHSLECRINAEDPKTFIPSPGLVKHFHAPGGNGVRVDSHLYSGYKVPSNYDSLIGKLITWGATRDEAMARMRNALDEIVVDGIKTNIPLHRDLVRDEGFCEGGVNIHYLEHKLANQ from the coding sequence ATGTTGAAACCTGCGAAGAAACTGCAAAAAGTCCTGATCGCCAACCGCGGCGAGATCGCGCTGCGTATCCTGCGCGCCTGTAAGGAAGAGGGCATCAAGACCGTCGCTGTTTACTCGACGGCCGATACTGAATTGATGCACGTGAAACTGGCGGACGAAAGCATCTGCATCGGCCCGCCACTGGCCACGAACTCGTACCTGAAAGTCTCGAACATCATCGCGGCCGCTGAAGTGACCGGCGCTGATGGCATCCACCCAGGCTACGGCTTCCTCGCGGAAAACGCCGACTTCGCCGAGCAGGTGGAGAAATCCGGGTTTGCCTTCATCGGTCCGAAAGCCGAAACCATTCGCCTGATGGGCGACAAGGTATCGGCCAAAGACGCCATGATCGCTGCCGGCGTGCCAACCGTTCCAGGTTCCGACGGCCCGCTGCCTGAAGACGAGGCAACCGCCCTGCGCATTGGTCGCGAAGTCGGTTACCCGGTGATCATCAAGGCCGCCGGTGGCGGTGGTGGTCGCGGCATGCGCGTCGTGCACAAGGAAGAAGACCTGATCGAAGCCGCCAAGCAGACCCGCTCCGAAGCGGCTGCGTGGTTCGGCAACCCGATGGTCTACCTGGAAAAGTACCTGACCAACCCACGTCACGTGGAAGTGCAGGTGCTGTCCGACGGCCAGGGCCACGCCATCCACCTGGGCGACCGCGATTGCTCGCTGCAACGCCGTCACCAGAAGGTACTGGAAGAAGCTCCGGCACCGGGCCTGGACGAAACGGCTCGCCAGGAAGTCCTGGCTCGCTGCGTCAAGGCGTGCATCGACATCAACTACCGTGGCGCCGGCACCTTTGAGTTCCTCTACGAAAACGGTCGTTTCTACTTCATCGAGATGAACACTCGTGTGCAGGTAGAGCACCCGGTTTCGGAGATGGTCACCGGTATCGACATCGTCAAGGAGATGCTGAGCATCGCCGCCGGTAACGTGCTGTCCTTCACCCAGGACGACGTGAAGATCCACGGCCACTCCCTGGAGTGCCGGATCAACGCCGAAGACCCGAAAACCTTTATCCCAAGCCCTGGCCTGGTCAAGCATTTCCATGCGCCCGGCGGCAACGGCGTACGTGTGGATTCGCACCTGTACAGTGGCTACAAGGTTCCGTCCAACTACGACTCGCTGATCGGCAAGCTGATCACCTGGGGCGCGACTCGCGACGAGGCCATGGCCCGTATGCGTAATGCCCTGGACGAAATCGTGGTTGACGGCATCAAGACCAACATCCCGTTGCATCGGGACCTGGTTCGTGATGAAGGCTTCTGCGAAGGTGGTGTGAACATTCACTACCTGGAACACAAGCTGGCTAACCAGTAA
- the accB gene encoding acetyl-CoA carboxylase biotin carboxyl carrier protein yields MDIRKVKKLIELLEESGIDELEIKEGEESVRISRHSKTPAQQFYAPQMQAPAPAAAPAAAPAAAAPAAPAAPVLNGFVVKSPMVGTFYRTPAPTSPAFVEVGATVKVGDTICIVEAMKMMNHITAEKAGVIESILVENGQPVEYDQPLFTIV; encoded by the coding sequence ATGGATATCCGTAAAGTTAAGAAACTGATCGAACTGCTGGAAGAATCCGGTATCGACGAGCTGGAAATCAAGGAAGGCGAAGAATCCGTACGGATCAGCCGTCACAGCAAGACCCCGGCCCAACAGTTCTACGCGCCACAGATGCAAGCTCCAGCGCCTGCTGCCGCTCCGGCCGCCGCACCTGCTGCCGCTGCTCCAGCCGCACCTGCTGCGCCTGTGTTGAACGGCTTCGTGGTCAAGTCGCCAATGGTCGGTACGTTCTACCGCACCCCGGCACCGACCTCGCCAGCCTTCGTTGAAGTCGGCGCAACGGTGAAAGTGGGCGACACCATCTGCATCGTTGAAGCGATGAAGATGATGAACCACATCACCGCTGAGAAAGCCGGCGTCATCGAATCCATTCTGGTAGAAAACGGTCAGCCGGTTGAGTACGACCAGCCGCTGTTCACCATCGTTTGA
- the aroQ gene encoding type II 3-dehydroquinate dehydratase translates to MATLLVLHGPNLNLLGTREPGVYGAVTLDQINLDLERRAREAGHHLLYLQSNAEYELIDRIHAARGEGVDFILINPAAFTHTSVALRDALLAVSIPFIEVHLSNVHKREAFRHHSYFSDVAVGVICGLGASGYRLALEAALEHIEQPAKRP, encoded by the coding sequence ATGGCGACCTTACTGGTTCTTCACGGACCCAATCTGAACCTGCTCGGCACCCGCGAACCGGGCGTCTACGGGGCAGTCACCCTCGACCAGATCAACCTTGATCTGGAGCGACGGGCACGTGAAGCCGGCCACCATTTGCTGTACCTGCAAAGCAATGCCGAGTACGAATTGATTGATCGCATCCATGCCGCGCGCGGCGAAGGCGTGGACTTTATCCTGATCAATCCCGCCGCTTTTACGCATACAAGCGTTGCATTACGTGACGCGCTGCTGGCGGTGAGCATCCCATTTATCGAAGTGCACTTGTCGAACGTGCACAAACGCGAAGCTTTCCGCCATCACTCTTACTTCTCCGACGTAGCGGTAGGAGTGATCTGCGGCCTTGGCGCCAGCGGTTATCGACTGGCCCTGGAGGCCGCCCTGGAACACATTGAACAACCGGCCAAGCGCCCCTGA
- a CDS encoding methyl-accepting chemotaxis protein — MRLKLLTNLNTLLLVAVCLALGATLWWSQRALERPYWLMERYLGLSQTFQNQAARNIDDYLASGDALRLSGASQSLENLLQHLDELPAELAQTLRPSLADLDAFSKTDLLAAGKLAGDPQALLLQAERELSANLEQLSQYAMGVNSPEAARYLPPLLAASQHLGKLSLARDKLVSSGRAELADDVEREVASIRTQADLLTQLPLLGVKASAESSSDDFSAMMGLENSEKADVQDTGVDLKRELNSLLTRYPAELKRTRDQIQQRTALAAGTHLKIAAVQQSIAGLEPVVRAQHARIQGEVRLMQGVMIGLILLIALLIDTLQRRLARVLTNLAPALSTWAEGDFSQPIALGKTNRELHDIEASLNRLRAYLVDLVGTIRGNAEEVAGSSRALAELSSGLHDGAERQAGDTAQIRDSLGELEATIQQVAGDASQAAGASRSAGQAVEQGQRVIGLSLTGLHALVGEVQQNAQMIEKLAEESATIGGVLTVIRSIADQTNLLALNAAIEAARAGEAGRGFAVVADEVRSLAQRTAGATAEIQGLIAGLQSAAHQSVQGMRAQVEHAEATAQQAQAADGALDEIVGAIQTISDTAVRIADVTAQQSGAVSEIRDNSERIHQLGEDNLLRIGQGRRQGDHLLVLGGQLNTAVQAFRV; from the coding sequence ATGCGCCTGAAGCTGCTGACCAATCTGAATACCCTTCTTCTAGTGGCCGTGTGCCTGGCACTTGGGGCGACGCTGTGGTGGTCGCAACGCGCACTGGAACGACCTTACTGGCTGATGGAACGCTACCTGGGCTTGTCGCAAACCTTCCAGAACCAGGCAGCACGCAATATCGACGACTACCTGGCCAGTGGCGACGCCTTGCGTTTGAGTGGCGCCAGCCAGAGCCTGGAAAACCTCTTGCAGCACCTGGATGAATTGCCCGCCGAGCTGGCGCAAACCCTGCGTCCCAGCCTCGCGGATCTGGATGCCTTCAGCAAAACTGACCTGCTGGCCGCCGGTAAACTGGCCGGCGACCCGCAAGCACTGCTGCTGCAAGCCGAGCGAGAATTGAGCGCGAACCTGGAGCAACTCAGCCAGTACGCCATGGGCGTCAACTCGCCCGAGGCAGCCCGTTACTTGCCGCCACTGCTGGCCGCTTCCCAGCACTTGGGCAAGCTGTCCCTGGCACGCGACAAACTGGTGAGCAGCGGGCGCGCGGAATTGGCCGATGACGTAGAACGCGAAGTCGCCAGTATCCGCACCCAGGCCGACCTGTTAACGCAGTTACCGTTGCTTGGCGTAAAGGCCAGCGCGGAATCCAGTTCCGATGACTTTTCAGCCATGATGGGCCTTGAAAACAGCGAAAAAGCCGACGTTCAGGACACGGGGGTCGACCTCAAGCGCGAGCTCAACAGCCTGCTGACCCGCTACCCCGCCGAACTCAAGCGCACCCGTGACCAGATCCAGCAGCGCACCGCACTGGCTGCCGGCACCCACCTGAAAATCGCCGCTGTGCAACAATCCATCGCTGGCCTGGAACCTGTGGTGCGCGCGCAACACGCCAGGATCCAGGGTGAAGTACGCCTGATGCAAGGGGTGATGATCGGCCTGATCCTGCTGATCGCGCTGCTGATCGACACCCTGCAACGGCGCCTGGCGCGGGTGCTGACCAACCTGGCACCGGCCCTGTCCACCTGGGCCGAAGGCGACTTCAGCCAGCCGATTGCCCTGGGCAAGACCAACCGTGAATTGCACGATATCGAAGCCTCCCTTAACCGCTTGCGCGCCTACCTGGTGGACCTGGTGGGCACTATTCGCGGCAATGCCGAGGAAGTGGCCGGCAGCAGCCGCGCCCTCGCCGAGCTGAGCAGTGGCCTGCATGACGGTGCCGAGCGCCAGGCCGGTGATACCGCGCAGATCCGTGATTCCCTGGGCGAACTGGAAGCCACCATCCAGCAAGTGGCCGGGGATGCCAGCCAGGCAGCCGGCGCCAGTCGCAGCGCGGGTCAAGCCGTGGAACAGGGCCAGCGCGTGATCGGCCTGAGCCTGACCGGCTTGCATGCGCTGGTCGGTGAAGTGCAGCAAAACGCGCAGATGATCGAAAAACTCGCCGAAGAATCCGCCACCATCGGCGGCGTACTGACCGTGATTCGCTCGATTGCCGACCAGACCAACCTGCTCGCGCTCAACGCGGCCATCGAGGCAGCGCGGGCCGGTGAAGCCGGGCGCGGGTTTGCCGTGGTCGCTGATGAAGTGCGCTCACTGGCCCAACGCACCGCCGGCGCCACCGCCGAGATCCAGGGCCTGATTGCCGGCCTGCAATCCGCAGCCCACCAATCGGTGCAAGGTATGCGCGCCCAGGTCGAACACGCCGAAGCCACCGCGCAGCAAGCCCAGGCAGCCGACGGCGCCTTGGATGAAATCGTCGGGGCAATCCAGACGATTTCCGACACGGCAGTGCGCATCGCCGATGTGACCGCTCAGCAGAGTGGTGCCGTCAGTGAAATTCGCGATAACAGCGAACGAATCCACCAGTTGGGTGAGGATAATCTGCTGCGTATTGGCCAGGGCCGTCGCCAGGGCGACCACCTGCTGGTGCTGGGTGGGCAGCTCAATACGGCTGTGCAGGCTTTCCGCGTTTAA